The Acidobacteriota bacterium genome contains the following window.
CGGCGGTGTCCTGGGTAGCCCCGGGATTGATCCCGGGGCGGGGCTTTGGCCCGCAGTGGGCCAGGATTGCAGGATCGGCCCCGGGGCCGATTGATTCTTGGCCCGTGGGGGGGCGCTGTAGTGGCTACGACGAGGGGCAGGAAAGCAGAGAATGAAACACGCTGAGGCGTCGTCCGCGTAGTTCTAGACGGTAGAATGAGGATCTTCCTCTGAACGACGCGCGGCCGGATGGCCTCCCGAAGTCGTCTCGACGACCTGGAGAGCCCGGCGCAGAAAGGACGAGCTCTATGGCCTCAGATCCCTACTCCAACGACGAATCCGCCTTTCCTCCTCCCCCCGAAGCCGAGGGTGGTGCCGGTACGGCTCCGGGGGCTGCTTCTGAAGCGGCTGCCGCGGCGGCGGGGGCGGACTCTGCCGCCGGGGCTGGTAGCTCGCCAGGGGCCGGTCAGGCCAGCCCGCCTCCTCCTCCCATGGGCACGCCCGGGGGAGCTTCCGGAGGCAACCTGAGCCAGGACGAACGCAATATGGCGCTCTTCTGCCACCTGTCGACCTTCCTCGGCTTCGTGATCCCGCTGGGCAACATCATCGCGCCGCTGGTCCTGTGGCTGATCAAGAAGGACTCGTCGGCCTTCGTCGATCATCACGGAAGAGAGGCGCTGAACTTCCAGATCAACGTCACCTTCTGGATGATCGTCTTCATCATCCTGTCGATGCTGCTCATCGGTCTGCCGTTCCTGATCCTGCTGGCCATCGCGGATGTCGTTCTGACCATCGTGGCGACGGTGAAGGCAGCCAACGGCGAGCACTATGAGTATCCGCTGACCCTGCGGCTGGTGAAGTAGGCCGCTTTCTAGAGGCAGTGAGGGGTAGTGTCCTAGATTGAATTCCGCGAAGACTCCGAGGCGCCCACCGCAGGCAAGAGGCGGAGCGGAAAAACGCGCGGAACTGTTTGAACGAAGTGAGTTTTCCGCGCGCCGCTCCGACTCGACCCGCCTGCGGTGGCAGCAGTGCCGAGGCCTGAGCGAATTCAAACTAGGACACTATCCAGTGAGGCCGCGCCTTCAGGAGCCTGCGGGAGGGCGCACGCCGATATTGGTGGGGCGCTCCCGCGGGTGTCGGGGGGCCTCCAAGGGCTGCTGCCGGCGGTAGCGCTCCAGGCGCTCCCGGGTCCAGACGGCGGCGTCGGGGAAGGGACTGGCGGCGGCGGCTTCGGCCGCCGCCGTTTGCCATTGGATCGCGCTCTCGAAATCTCCGAGAGCGGCGTAGGCCATGGCCACGGTCTCCGCCCGCACCAGCAGCGGCTGGGCGCGGTAGCCGGCGAGGGCCCCTTCGAGAGTCTGTTGGCGCTGGGCTGGGGTTGATCGGGGGTTGGAGAGAATCAGCCGAGACTCCAGGGTGGCGAGTTCCGGATCGTCGGGGAAGAGGCGGAGATCGTCTGCCAGGGCTCGGCGGGCTTCGTCCCGGCGCCCTAGCTGGGCCAGCAGGGCGGTGCGCCAGAGGCGCGCCGGGCGCTGGGTGGAATCGAGCTCGATGGCGGCCTGATAGCTTTCCAGCGCCTCTTCCAGCCGGCCTTCGGTGCGTAGCAGCTGCGCGAGATTCAGACGAGCTTCCAGATAGCGGGGATCGGCCTCCGCGGCGGCGCGGAAGTCGGCGATGGCCGCTGCGTTGTCGCCGGCGAGGCTGTGGGCCAGGCCGCGGCCGAAGAGGGCCAAGGGGATTCCCGGTTCCCGTTGCAGCAAAGCGTCGTATTCCGTCAGCCCGTCGTCAACGCGGCCGGCGCGGAGCAAGGCCTGCCCGAGATTGATGCGGATGTCCCGGTCGCCGGGATCGATGGCGGCGGCCCGGCGCAGCCATTCCACTGCCTCCGGGAAGCGGCCTTCCGCTAGCGCCTGGTTGCCCCTGGCGGCGTAGGTCTCCGCGGAGACCCGAAGGGCTTGCATTTCTTCGAGGAGGGGGTGCGAGAGAGGCAGAGGTTCGCCACCGCCGCCGGCCTCGGCGAGAAGCTGGCGGGCCCGGTCCAGGTCTCCGGCGTTGCGGTAGGCGAGACCCAGGCTGTGTTGAATCTCCGAGGCTTCCGGAAACGCCTCCAGCAGCGGCTGAAGGATGTCCACGGCCCGCTGGGCGTCGCCGGAGGCCAGTGCCGCTTTGCCGGCTCCCAGCCGCGCCCGGGTTGTGTCGGGGGCCATTTCCAGTGCGGTGCGGAAGAGCTTGGCGGCCTCGGCGTGGCGGCCTTGGCCCAGCCGCACCTCGCCCAGCCAGACTCGGAGCACCGGATCCTCCGGCATCTCCTCCAGCAGTTGTTCCAGCAACGGGCCGGCGGCGGCCTGATCTCCCTCTAGAAGATAGAGATGAGCCCGATAGAAGGGCCAGCGCAGCTCGTCCGGTGCCAGGTCTTCGGCGTTGCGATAGGCGGCTTCGGCGGCATTGCGGTAGCGGTAGACGTGGAGCCACATTCCCAGCTCCCCGAAGGCTTGGGCGAGCTCCGCGGGTTCGGTCTCGGCGGCCAGCAGGCGGTCGAGGTGGCTGCGGCGCTGGAGGTAAGCGCCGCGGACC
Protein-coding sequences here:
- a CDS encoding DUF4870 domain-containing protein codes for the protein MASDPYSNDESAFPPPPEAEGGAGTAPGAASEAAAAAAGADSAAGAGSSPGAGQASPPPPPMGTPGGASGGNLSQDERNMALFCHLSTFLGFVIPLGNIIAPLVLWLIKKDSSAFVDHHGREALNFQINVTFWMIVFIILSMLLIGLPFLILLAIADVVLTIVATVKAANGEHYEYPLTLRLVK
- a CDS encoding tetratricopeptide repeat protein, with product MGILSSCSEPPAPLRPVPAPTALDTLDPPVRGAYLQRRSHLDRLLAAETEPAELAQAFGELGMWLHVYRYRNAAEAAYRNAEDLAPDELRWPFYRAHLYLLEGDQAAAGPLLEQLLEEMPEDPVLRVWLGEVRLGQGRHAEAAKLFRTALEMAPDTTRARLGAGKAALASGDAQRAVDILQPLLEAFPEASEIQHSLGLAYRNAGDLDRARQLLAEAGGGGEPLPLSHPLLEEMQALRVSAETYAARGNQALAEGRFPEAVEWLRRAAAIDPGDRDIRINLGQALLRAGRVDDGLTEYDALLQREPGIPLALFGRGLAHSLAGDNAAAIADFRAAAEADPRYLEARLNLAQLLRTEGRLEEALESYQAAIELDSTQRPARLWRTALLAQLGRRDEARRALADDLRLFPDDPELATLESRLILSNPRSTPAQRQQTLEGALAGYRAQPLLVRAETVAMAYAALGDFESAIQWQTAAAEAAAASPFPDAAVWTRERLERYRRQQPLEAPRHPRERPTNIGVRPPAGS